CTTAATTAGCAATCACCAGACTCCCACAGAAACACAGGTCATTACGTTTTCAAAAATAAAAGATGCTGATTTTGCAAAATGTGCAGTAGGTTTAGATTTCTATAACTTTTGCCATGGCTCAAGCCTAGAAAATATTAAGTTTACTGAGTGTGAAGTTTCCTGGAAATTTTTAAACTGTTTTTACACTTCCATTAAAAATGTTATGTCTTCCGGTTCAAATAGTGGCAAGTATGCTTATCAATTTTTAGGACAAAATAATGCGCTTTTATTGGAAAGGGTGTCAGCTACCAAAGATTTTGGTTTCTTATTTCAGGGAGGAACTACGGCTACAACACTAATCTCACCAACTGTAGAAGGGGGACAAACAGGATTCAAATTCAAAGATGATTGTTTAGGAATAGTTATTAAAGGAATATATGCTGAAGCAATATTCAACGCAATTGATCTGTTTGATGTTCAATATGGTAATTTTGAAATTACCGGAGGTTATTTTAATTATGTTGACAAACCCCTTATTGGAGTGAAGGCTCCTGCTTCAGGAGGTGTTAATGGTCAAATTACCGGTGAATGGCAAAATAATACAATCGTAAATATAGGTGGTATTCTACCAATTAAAGACCAAAATAATGTTATAATAGGTTATAATACATATAATGGACTTATGGATATTTCCCAACCTAGAAACTATATTCATTACTCACTTCCTACTTACGAAGGAGATGGAAGCCTTCCTGCAAACTGGATCGTAGGAGATCATAACATTATATCTTCTTATGGGCAGATTAAAGCTACTGACACTAAAGCTATTGGTAATGTAAAAAGACAGTTTGGCGTTATTCCAGTAACAAGAAGCGGTGATGTTGGTGAAGGAATTTCAGGCCACATTCCAGACTGTACCCATGAACTTATTGGAAGTGATCCTTCTAATTTTGGAATTAAAATTAAAACTAAAATTAAGTATCAGGAATATATGATGTTTGTCAAATATCATATTTATGTAGCAACTTACTCTCGGGGAAGATGGTTTTATGGTGACATTTTTGGCAAGAATCTATCTACAAGAGATGTTGGAAACTCGCAGGTAACCTCTATTGAAAATGAAAACGGATTCTTAGTGATTAAAATAACGGGATTCAATGAGCCTAATCTTAATTACATTATTCAGGGTAACGTGCAACTAATTGTTTAATATAAAAACGCCTCATTTGAGGTGTTTTTTATACTTGTTTTGAAATCAGATAAGATCGCGTAGTTGACTGATATTCCAAAACCAATATATAAAACAGACCTGAACCAAAACTATAAATCCGAATTTCCACAAAAAAGATTTTTTTGAAACCTTATGCCGAAAAATAATCATTCCCAAAGCTGCTCCTAAAGTTCCTCCTATAAATGCTAATCCTAAAAGTCTACTTTCCGGGATTCTTCTTTTATGTTTTATTGAGAGTTTTTTGTCCCAGACAAAAGTAATCAGTGTCAATAGATTAATTAAAATTAGAATGTATATCATTGGTACAAAAGTAGTGAATTGGATAATGGCTTCGAGTACCTCAGCCTCCTTAATATTTGTCTTTCGATGAGAAATTTTAATTCTTTATTATTATTCAAAACAAAATTATTTCAATAGGTCCATATTCTTCAAAATAAATGAGTGACAGGAAGTTTTTTTGTATGATTAGAACTTTCACCAGATTCATGCTGAATGATTTGCTTTCAAAATCATTTGTACTTGCAGTGTAATAACTTCCTTCTCCACATAATAAAAATGTACATCCAGCCACTAACTTTCTTTCATATTTGTGTTTTCATAAATAAAATATTATTCATCCGAATTACAACACTCCATTTCATAAAAAAAGCTGCCTTTATAAAAAAGCAGCCTTCCCGTATTTGTATTGTATCTAACAATATTATTTTTTAGCCTTTACATCAACAGCAATTTCGATGTCTTTGCTGATCATCCATTCTGCAGGATCTGCCTCTGAAGTACCAAACTTAAGTCCCCAATCTGCTCTGTTCACTGTAAATTTTGCATTTACAGAAGCTGAAGTATCTGTAACATCTACTTTAGCAGGAAAAGTTACATTCATTGTTTTTCCTGATAATGTAAGGTTTCCGCTTACTGTTTTATTAGCTCCTGCCACCGCATCTTTAGGCGCATCCTTCAAATCTGTAACACTTGTGATTTTAAAATCTGACGTAGGATTTTTTGTAGTATCAAAGAAGTCAGGAGTTTTTAAGTGAGTTTCCAGATCAGCAGGTTTTTTATCTTTTTCAGTAACTGAAGCAGGATCTACCTTGATAGAATTCATATCAATCACAAAGTTTCCAGCAGCCAACTGACCACCTTCAATGCTTAAATCTCCGGATTTTATGTTAAGAGTTCCCCAACGTGGAGCCATTCCTCCTTTGTGAAAAGCTTTCCAGTTTACTACAGAAGCAGCAACATCAACCGGTAAAACTTCCCCTTTGCTTTCAGCTACTTTTTGTTCTGTAGCCGTAGCCGCAGTATCTGCTGATTTATCTTTATTACATGATGCTGCAAGCAATCCTACTCCTACTAATGCAATTACACTAAGTTTTTTCATATTATTTATTGTTTAAAAGAAATTAATTAAAATTCTGAGATTCAAAAATAGAAAAACCATACCACATATCACCTTAACATACATCAATAAATAAAAAATTATTGCGTTTTTTGCTCATTAAAATCACAAACTTGTTAAAAAAATGGAGGGCTTAAAATACTTTACTCCATCCTAAAATTACTTATTTTAGCTGTTTAAAATTTAAAATGAACGTCACAAACTATATAAAACAGATGCTCAATATACCCGAAAAGAGCATCAACAATACCCTTCAATTATTAGCAGAAGACTGTACCATTCCATTCATTTCACGTTATAGAAAAGATAAGACCGGAAATCTGGATGAAGTTCAGATTGAGCAGATCTCAAAGATCAGTAAGCAGTTTGAAGAAATTGTAAAACGGAAGGAAAGCATTTTGAAATCCATTGAAGAACAGAATGCCCTGACTCCGGAACTGAAGCAGAGAATTGAAGAAAG
The Chryseobacterium sp. W4I1 DNA segment above includes these coding regions:
- a CDS encoding glycosyl hydrolase family 28-related protein — protein: MIFTNEFFSSSSNIADTAKIELIDEFTYETHIYEQIATVDNPDGIVHRNRNGVYYLNKTVSESSEPLDVGIFGAKGNGVADDTESINKAVLYLTKIGGGVLSFNGTNIYSVSGPIFITNKVSFHCNGATFRGNGTNTILKTAYLLNNNLISNHQTPTETQVITFSKIKDADFAKCAVGLDFYNFCHGSSLENIKFTECEVSWKFLNCFYTSIKNVMSSGSNSGKYAYQFLGQNNALLLERVSATKDFGFLFQGGTTATTLISPTVEGGQTGFKFKDDCLGIVIKGIYAEAIFNAIDLFDVQYGNFEITGGYFNYVDKPLIGVKAPASGGVNGQITGEWQNNTIVNIGGILPIKDQNNVIIGYNTYNGLMDISQPRNYIHYSLPTYEGDGSLPANWIVGDHNIISSYGQIKATDTKAIGNVKRQFGVIPVTRSGDVGEGISGHIPDCTHELIGSDPSNFGIKIKTKIKYQEYMMFVKYHIYVATYSRGRWFYGDIFGKNLSTRDVGNSQVTSIENENGFLVIKITGFNEPNLNYIIQGNVQLIV
- a CDS encoding DUF1294 domain-containing protein, with amino-acid sequence MIYILILINLLTLITFVWDKKLSIKHKRRIPESRLLGLAFIGGTLGAALGMIIFRHKVSKKSFLWKFGFIVLVQVCFIYWFWNISQLRDLI
- a CDS encoding YceI family protein; translation: MKKLSVIALVGVGLLAASCNKDKSADTAATATEQKVAESKGEVLPVDVAASVVNWKAFHKGGMAPRWGTLNIKSGDLSIEGGQLAAGNFVIDMNSIKVDPASVTEKDKKPADLETHLKTPDFFDTTKNPTSDFKITSVTDLKDAPKDAVAGANKTVSGNLTLSGKTMNVTFPAKVDVTDTSASVNAKFTVNRADWGLKFGTSEADPAEWMISKDIEIAVDVKAKK